The following proteins come from a genomic window of Flavobacterium eburneipallidum:
- a CDS encoding DUF3810 domain-containing protein: protein MQRQYILPLFFLIQIVFLKIIAFFPEVVERFYSNGLYLFISKISRITLGKIPFSVGDVIYGILIVLLVRWLWKTRKSWKLEWKDNLLKMISCLSLFYFFFHFLWAMNYYREPLFEKMKIEKDYTDADLLDFTKKLIAKTNEIQLQLTKNDSLKVVFPYSQEQVFDMNLNGYKTLSNQYSFFTYTNPSIKKSLFSLPLTYMGFSGYLNPFTNEAQVNDLMPMYNFPVTACHEMAHQMGFASESECNFIGFLASVKNKDLYFQYSGYSFALRYCLNNWYVRDEKVFKQLKKTVHPGIFKNYKESEIFWKQYDTFIDKGFHYFYDNFLKLNQQKDGMEGYSKFVNLAVNHYKGKEF, encoded by the coding sequence ATGCAGCGCCAATACATTCTCCCTCTATTTTTCCTAATACAAATAGTATTTCTGAAAATAATTGCCTTTTTTCCTGAAGTAGTAGAACGATTTTACAGCAACGGGCTGTATCTTTTTATTTCTAAAATTTCAAGAATTACTCTGGGCAAAATCCCTTTTTCGGTGGGAGATGTTATTTACGGAATTCTGATTGTACTTTTAGTTCGATGGTTATGGAAAACTAGAAAAAGTTGGAAGCTGGAGTGGAAAGATAATCTTCTGAAAATGATAAGCTGTCTTTCGCTATTCTATTTTTTTTTTCATTTTTTGTGGGCAATGAATTATTACCGTGAACCCCTTTTTGAAAAAATGAAAATCGAAAAAGATTATACAGATGCCGATTTGTTGGACTTTACTAAAAAACTGATTGCTAAAACCAATGAAATTCAACTTCAACTTACTAAAAATGATAGCTTGAAAGTAGTTTTCCCTTATTCGCAAGAACAGGTTTTTGATATGAACTTAAATGGTTATAAAACACTTTCTAATCAATATTCTTTCTTTACATACACAAACCCAAGCATCAAAAAATCGCTTTTTAGTTTGCCGCTAACTTATATGGGATTTAGCGGTTACCTCAATCCGTTTACCAATGAAGCACAGGTAAATGACTTAATGCCGATGTATAATTTTCCTGTAACAGCTTGTCATGAAATGGCACACCAAATGGGTTTTGCCAGCGAAAGCGAATGCAATTTTATTGGATTTTTGGCTTCGGTTAAAAATAAAGATTTATACTTTCAATATTCGGGATACAGCTTTGCTCTACGCTATTGTTTGAACAATTGGTACGTTCGTGATGAAAAAGTTTTTAAACAGTTAAAGAAAACAGTTCATCCCGGAATTTTTAAAAACTATAAAGAAAGTGAGATTTTCTGGAAACAATACGACACTTTTATAGACAAAGGTTTTCATTATTTTTATGATAATTTCCTGAAATTGAACCAGCAAAAAGACGGAATGGAAGGCTATAGCAAATTCGTTAATTTGGCTGTCAATCATTATAAAGGGAAAGAATTTTAA
- a CDS encoding PUR family DNA/RNA-binding protein, whose amino-acid sequence MRENDMLEKEEIFSKVLRAGRRTYFFDVRATKADDYYITITESKKFTEADGSFHFKKHKIYLYKEDFAAFAEILEEMTSYVLNHKGEEVISERHQKDFKKEYATDEEVALPSTSSFTDIDFDDI is encoded by the coding sequence ATGAGAGAAAATGATATGTTAGAAAAAGAAGAAATCTTTTCTAAAGTTTTGAGAGCTGGAAGAAGAACTTATTTCTTTGATGTAAGAGCTACAAAAGCTGATGATTATTACATTACCATTACCGAAAGCAAAAAATTTACCGAGGCAGATGGTTCGTTTCATTTTAAGAAACATAAAATATATTTGTATAAAGAAGATTTTGCCGCTTTTGCTGAAATTTTAGAAGAGATGACTTCTTATGTTTTAAATCACAAAGGCGAAGAGGTAATCTCTGAAAGACATCAAAAAGATTTCAAAAAAGAGTATGCTACTGATGAAGAAGTAGCATTACCCTCAACATCAAGTTTTACAGATATTGATTTTGATGACATTTAG
- a CDS encoding RNA polymerase sigma factor gives MSHDLEQSFVQQLKTNQNIIHKICRLYTNGEDAHKDLFQEITIQLWKAFPKFRGESKFSTWAYRVALNTAITLYRKSTRSVKTVDYENHSYFISQEDYNFEEEEQLKLMYQAVYQLNDIEKALIFLYLEDKDYAEISATLGISEVNARVKMNRIKGKLKKILNP, from the coding sequence ATGAGCCACGATTTAGAACAATCTTTTGTGCAACAATTGAAAACCAATCAGAATATAATCCACAAGATTTGTAGATTATATACGAATGGCGAGGATGCGCACAAGGATTTGTTTCAGGAGATTACAATTCAGTTGTGGAAGGCTTTCCCGAAGTTTCGTGGAGAAAGTAAATTCTCTACTTGGGCCTATCGGGTGGCATTGAATACTGCCATTACTTTGTACCGAAAAAGTACTCGTTCCGTGAAAACGGTCGATTATGAAAACCATTCTTATTTTATCAGCCAAGAAGATTACAATTTCGAAGAAGAAGAGCAATTAAAACTAATGTATCAGGCAGTTTACCAATTAAATGATATTGAAAAGGCCTTAATATTCTTGTATCTGGAAGATAAAGATTATGCCGAAATATCAGCAACTTTAGGGATTAGTGAAGTGAATGCTAGAGTAAAAATGAATAGAATTAAAGGGAAATTGAAAAAAATATTAAATCCATAG
- a CDS encoding DUF4268 domain-containing protein: MYSKEENQRLKREFWIAFAEKYPRKWILYDTKIKDFSFKFFVDNKKAQVLIDIEHRSDEKRTIYFEKIESLKTILEEDHIKDVVFEKNFVLESSKTISRIWVEKTGVSVSNRNYWDEIFDFFFEKMNALEMFYFEYEDYIKDLEINT; this comes from the coding sequence ATGTACAGCAAAGAAGAAAACCAACGATTAAAACGAGAATTTTGGATTGCATTTGCCGAAAAGTATCCTCGCAAATGGATTTTGTATGATACAAAAATCAAGGATTTCTCTTTTAAATTTTTTGTGGATAATAAAAAAGCCCAAGTTTTAATCGATATCGAACACCGAAGTGACGAAAAAAGAACCATTTATTTCGAAAAAATAGAGTCTTTAAAAACGATTTTAGAAGAAGATCATATCAAAGATGTAGTCTTTGAGAAAAACTTTGTCCTCGAAAGTAGCAAAACCATCAGCCGCATTTGGGTAGAAAAAACAGGCGTTAGTGTTAGCAATAGAAACTATTGGGACGAAATATTCGATTTCTTTTTCGAAAAAATGAATGCTTTGGAAATGTTTTATTTTGAATATGAAGACTACATCAAGGATTTAGAAATTAATACTTAA
- a CDS encoding sulfurtransferase, giving the protein MKTTIVSPNWLYHHLDDLDLVILEAQLEHNQLNLDNQFQNFQIKGSRVFDIKNSFSDTENPLPNTFPNAAQFTAECQKLGINKNSTIVVYDTFGIYSSPRVWWMFNAMGHSTVYVLNGGLPQWIKEGFPTEIKKESIFSKGDFEAKLQPELIKSKEQILENINSKEAVLIDARSPERFHATIEETRVGIRNGHIPGSINVPFDTLLEDGKYKSEAELSEIFNLNDKPLYFTCGSGITACILLLATELISDNPKAVYDGSWTEWGHSTNLPIDK; this is encoded by the coding sequence ATGAAAACAACTATCGTATCTCCAAATTGGCTTTACCATCATTTAGATGATTTAGATTTAGTCATTTTAGAGGCTCAATTAGAGCACAATCAATTAAATTTAGACAATCAATTTCAGAATTTCCAAATCAAAGGCAGTCGGGTCTTTGATATAAAAAATAGTTTTAGCGACACCGAAAATCCTTTACCTAATACCTTTCCAAATGCAGCTCAATTTACTGCTGAATGTCAAAAATTGGGTATTAATAAAAACAGTACAATTGTAGTTTATGATACTTTTGGAATTTATTCAAGTCCAAGAGTTTGGTGGATGTTTAATGCGATGGGACATTCTACTGTTTATGTCTTAAATGGTGGGCTTCCGCAATGGATAAAAGAAGGTTTTCCAACTGAAATTAAAAAAGAAAGTATATTTAGTAAGGGAGATTTTGAAGCTAAATTGCAACCCGAATTAATTAAAAGCAAAGAACAAATTCTAGAAAACATCAATTCAAAAGAAGCGGTTTTAATTGATGCTAGATCTCCAGAACGCTTTCACGCAACAATAGAAGAAACTAGAGTTGGCATCAGAAACGGTCACATTCCGGGTTCGATTAATGTTCCTTTTGACACTTTATTGGAAGATGGAAAATACAAATCAGAAGCTGAATTGTCTGAAATTTTCAACTTAAATGATAAACCTTTGTATTTTACATGCGGGTCAGGAATAACGGCTTGTATTCTTTTATTGGCAACGGAACTTATTTCAGATAACCCAAAAGCAGTGTATGATGGTTCTTGGACAGAGTGGGGGCATTCGACAAATTTGCCAATTGATAAATAA
- a CDS encoding NUDIX hydrolase, producing the protein MDFQDFLEYVPKLIAIELPAEEAHFKMAPLERIVSLENINTATKNPKTAAVMMLFYPKNRKTHLVLIVRNSYQGVHSAQIAFPGGKYEPRDQQFENTALRETHEEIGIAPASIEIKKAFTRLYIPPSNFMVYPFLGISSEELVFTPDAKEVSAIIELPLSVFLSDEIIVTTHLSTSYAENIAVPAFKIEEHIVWGATAMMLSELKEVLKKVL; encoded by the coding sequence ATGGATTTTCAAGATTTTTTAGAATATGTTCCAAAATTAATAGCAATTGAACTTCCAGCAGAAGAAGCCCATTTTAAAATGGCTCCTTTAGAACGTATTGTTAGTTTAGAAAACATAAACACAGCAACAAAAAATCCAAAAACAGCAGCCGTAATGATGTTGTTTTATCCCAAAAATAGAAAAACACATTTGGTATTGATTGTTCGGAATTCTTATCAAGGCGTTCATTCGGCTCAAATTGCTTTTCCTGGAGGAAAATACGAACCACGAGATCAACAATTTGAAAATACTGCTTTACGGGAAACCCACGAAGAAATTGGGATTGCTCCCGCTAGTATCGAAATAAAAAAAGCGTTTACTCGTTTGTATATTCCGCCAAGTAATTTTATGGTGTATCCGTTTTTAGGTATTTCCAGTGAGGAACTTGTTTTTACTCCTGATGCTAAAGAAGTAAGTGCTATTATCGAGTTGCCATTGTCAGTTTTTTTGAGCGATGAAATAATTGTAACGACTCATTTATCTACTTCTTATGCTGAAAATATTGCAGTTCCAGCCTTCAAAATTGAGGAGCACATTGTTTGGGGAGCCACCGCTATGATGTTGAGCGAACTGAAAGAAGTATTGAAAAAGGTTCTTTGA
- a CDS encoding lysophospholipid acyltransferase family protein has protein sequence MGLLKRNPFGHILFIKKNLIRVFACLTHRRYRGFNSLQIEGSEIIRNLPQTNVLFISNHQTYFADVVAMFHVFNASLSGRQDSIKNIGYIWQPKLNIYYVAAKETMQAGLLPRILAYAGAITVERTWRSCGKDVTEKREVNPNDTENIKIALKDGWVITFPQGTTKSFKPVRKGTAHIIKQYKPIVIPIVIDGFRRSFDKKGLRMKKKGILQSFIIKSPLEIDYENDTIEQIVEKVEYAIEQHPSFLKVIPAEELQAQEELNRLREF, from the coding sequence ATGGGATTATTGAAGAGAAATCCGTTTGGACATATCCTATTTATAAAGAAGAATTTAATACGAGTTTTTGCGTGTTTGACTCACCGACGCTACCGTGGTTTTAATAGTTTGCAAATAGAAGGCTCTGAAATTATTAGAAATTTACCTCAAACCAATGTCCTTTTTATATCCAATCACCAAACTTATTTTGCCGATGTTGTGGCAATGTTTCATGTTTTTAATGCCAGTTTGAGCGGTCGTCAGGATTCTATAAAAAACATAGGCTACATCTGGCAACCCAAGTTGAATATTTATTATGTTGCTGCCAAAGAAACCATGCAAGCGGGATTGTTACCTAGAATTTTGGCTTATGCAGGAGCGATTACTGTAGAAAGAACTTGGCGTTCGTGTGGCAAAGATGTAACCGAAAAAAGAGAAGTAAATCCTAATGATACCGAAAATATCAAAATAGCTCTAAAAGACGGTTGGGTTATTACATTTCCACAAGGAACTACAAAATCATTCAAACCCGTTCGAAAAGGAACTGCGCATATTATCAAGCAATACAAACCCATTGTAATTCCAATAGTGATTGACGGTTTTCGCCGTTCGTTCGATAAAAAAGGACTGCGAATGAAAAAGAAAGGGATTTTACAGTCATTCATCATCAAATCACCATTAGAAATTGATTATGAAAACGATACTATCGAACAAATCGTTGAGAAAGTAGAATACGCCATCGAACAACATCCATCATTCCTAAAAGTAATTCCTGCCGAAGAATTGCAAGCTCAAGAAGAACTGAATCGATTGAGAGAGTTTTAA
- a CDS encoding aminoacyl-histidine dipeptidase — protein sequence MSQEIRNLEPKALWNKFADLNAVPRPSKKEEKVIEFIKKFGNSLGLETFEDEIRNVIIRKPATVGMENRKAVVLQGHLDMVHQKNADTVFDFETQGIDMYVDGDWVRARGTTLGADNGLGVAAMMAILESKDIPHPAIEALFTIDEETGMTGALNLKGGILKGEILLNMDTEEDDEIDIGCAGGIDVTATREYFEEETPEDAVGYTITVKGLNGGHSGMDIHKGLGNANKIMNRLLFGAFENFGLQIAEINGGSLRNAIPRESVAKVIVAGMYSEAYIFDMQPIIKDIKNEYKTTEPNLVIEITKSEVTPEMVMDLGTQEGVLRSIYAAHNGVYRMSADMEDLVETSNNIARVIVKEGEISIGCLTRSSVESSKFDLANALRSAFELCGFQVELSGSYPGWTPNVQSEILDVLVHIYEKQNNEKPKVVACHAGLECGILGTNYPDMDMISFGPTIHGAHSPDERASIKSSQKFWKFVLEILQNIPLK from the coding sequence ATGAGCCAAGAAATAAGAAATCTGGAACCCAAAGCACTTTGGAACAAATTTGCCGATTTGAATGCTGTTCCTCGTCCTTCTAAAAAAGAAGAAAAAGTAATTGAGTTTATCAAAAAATTTGGAAATTCATTAGGATTAGAAACTTTTGAAGACGAAATTCGAAACGTGATTATCCGCAAACCAGCCACCGTTGGAATGGAAAATCGTAAAGCAGTTGTCTTGCAAGGACATTTGGATATGGTGCATCAAAAAAATGCAGATACCGTTTTTGATTTCGAAACCCAAGGAATTGATATGTATGTCGATGGTGACTGGGTTCGTGCCAGAGGAACTACACTTGGTGCGGATAATGGATTGGGAGTTGCTGCCATGATGGCGATTCTGGAAAGCAAAGACATTCCGCATCCAGCTATCGAAGCTTTGTTTACCATTGACGAAGAAACTGGAATGACAGGCGCTTTGAACCTGAAAGGCGGTATCTTAAAAGGAGAAATCCTACTGAATATGGACACCGAAGAAGATGATGAAATCGACATTGGTTGCGCAGGTGGAATTGATGTTACGGCAACAAGAGAATATTTTGAAGAGGAAACTCCAGAAGATGCTGTAGGTTACACGATTACTGTCAAAGGGTTGAACGGTGGACATTCGGGAATGGATATTCATAAAGGTTTGGGAAATGCCAACAAAATAATGAATCGATTGTTGTTTGGTGCTTTCGAAAATTTTGGATTGCAAATTGCCGAAATCAATGGAGGTAGTTTACGCAATGCGATTCCCAGAGAAAGTGTTGCCAAAGTAATTGTAGCAGGCATGTATAGCGAAGCATATATTTTCGACATGCAACCCATTATCAAAGACATCAAAAACGAATATAAAACTACCGAACCAAATTTGGTTATCGAAATCACTAAAAGCGAAGTTACGCCAGAAATGGTAATGGATTTAGGAACCCAAGAAGGGGTGCTTCGTTCGATTTATGCGGCTCATAATGGCGTTTACAGAATGTCTGCCGATATGGAAGACTTGGTAGAAACATCCAATAATATTGCTAGAGTAATTGTCAAAGAGGGTGAAATTTCTATTGGTTGTTTAACACGCTCATCGGTAGAAAGTTCGAAGTTTGATTTGGCAAATGCCTTGCGTTCTGCCTTTGAATTGTGTGGTTTTCAAGTAGAATTATCAGGTTCTTATCCCGGTTGGACACCCAATGTGCAATCTGAAATCTTGGATGTTTTAGTCCATATTTATGAGAAACAAAATAATGAAAAACCAAAAGTAGTAGCTTGTCACGCAGGTTTAGAATGTGGAATTCTAGGAACGAATTATCCTGATATGGACATGATTTCTTTTGGACCAACCATCCACGGTGCGCATTCTCCAGATGAAAGAGCTTCAATAAAATCGTCACAAAAATTTTGGAAATTTGTTTTGGAAATTTTACAAAACATACCTTTAAAATAG